The Chiroxiphia lanceolata isolate bChiLan1 chromosome 4, bChiLan1.pri, whole genome shotgun sequence genome includes the window AgtccagcattcccagcaggagGTGGGATAGGTGCTGACTGTGAGGCAAAGAGCAAGGAGCAGCATGGCCTGTGCCCAGCACGCCCCTGCAGTAACTCCCGGGCATGGATGACCCACCCTGGCAGTGCCGAGCTGCTTTCCCACAGCACCGCTGCCTGTCCTACACCCAGCAATGGTTTTTATCCCTGTGTGTCTCTGGTTATGAGCCCCCAGTCCAGGGGCTCAGGCTTTCAGTGCTCTAGGCTCTCCTTGCTTTGCACAACCTCCTTCGTGCcatcctgctgtgctttgggCAGACCTTGCTGGCTCACAGTGCACTCTGATGGCCTTGTGGCACTCTGATGGCACTGTGACCCTGTCAGGTTACTGCTGGTCAGTCAGCTTTGATGGCCCAGACACCATGACTTGGCTTCCTGGCATGACATTAACCTGCAAAGGCAAGAGGGAGAAGCCACTGGTCCGGATTTTCTAGGCCTCTGATGCCCACTTCTCCTGTGCAAGCCCATGCCTCTGGCTTAGATGAAATGGCCGCAGGTGGGgacagctgctgggagggaacTCGGCAGTGCCTTGCTACAGGAGTGCccctctgcagcctcctggctCCATCCCTCACGCTTGCATGGTAACGAAGCTGTGGACTTGTGTCCTGTTTAGGAACAGCATTCTCCAACTTAGtgtttccactgaaaaactCCAGACCATGAACTGGTCACTCACTGCCCCACCCTCCCCCTGAGGTGGGATGGAAAGGATGTGTTGGAGGCACAAAAAGCTAAAGGTCacgggttgagataagaacaatttactagaaacagcaatgagataagaaaacagtAACAATACCAATAACAGAGCGTACAACACAGGCAAACGATTCACACGCAATTGCTCCCCACTCAGAACCTGGGTGCCACCCAACTGCACACCCTGGCAAAACCgggaaaaaccccaccccacccctgtACCCGCTGTGCATGTGGTGAGGCGGCATCCAACAACCTCGGGGTCCTGCCGTTCCCCTCCCGGCTGCTGAAAAATTAGACCTACCCTGGCTGGAGCCGGGACAACTCGACTCTTGGGTTATGGCACGTTTggctggggaggctgcagggatgctgcagagctctgatcCACCTTGCAGTGAGAGagacaaacaggaaaagaggtcagaaaaagagcaaaatgatGTGGTGATGTCAAACACACAGGCCCATGTGTAGGCAGGTCCCCATGAtgtgcagctgcaggacagggaaCTAATGACATGGTAGCACTTCTGCAAACCAGAACCTGTGGGATGGAGAGAATCACGAGCCAGATGTgtcagcagctcagagcagggtggCACAAGGCAAACAGCAGCCTGACACAGGCAGGCAGGTGAGTCACCTGCAGGGCACATGGACAGACCTGATGGCATGGACCTGGCAAACCTGGAGAGGCATCGCACCCTGGACCAGGCATGAGGGTGCGGGCAGGGCAGGTGCCGGCTCAGCGGTGAACCCATAATGACACCCGACCCCTCGGGAacagctctggggctgtgaAGTCCCGGGAAGCTGCAACggcaggagaaggcagagccCTCGGGCTGCACAGGCAGAAGGCCCGcagcgggggctgcggggagagCCGGGGCTGGCATGACACCACCCCGGGCCCCGGTGCCCCTGGGGGGGTTCTGGCCCGGGAGGCTCCGGCCCTGCGGCTCCAGCATCGCCTCCCGGGGGCTCCGCACGGGCCCCGaggccgccccgctccgccccgcgcccgggccccgccgccgccccacccgcggggccgccccttGCGCTGCGGCGGCCGCGTCtccgcggcgggggcgggcgctGGAGCCGTCCCTGCTCGAGCCCCTCCGCACACCCTCCATCCCACCCTCCAGCACTTCATCCCTCCGCGCACTTGTCCATCTCTCTGCTCATTCCTCTGTCTCTTCAAggttccctccatcccttcgCGAGTCCCTCTGTCACCCCGCGCATTCCTCCATCCCTCCGCTCATCTCTCCGCGCATTCCTCCATCCCTCCGCTCATTCGTCCGCgtcctcctccatcccttcgAGCATCAATCCATCCCCCCGCACACCCTGCGCCTGCTTCCCCGCTGGCAGGGCCGCTCCTGCGCGGGGATGGCGGGGCGGCCGCGCTTCCTCTGCGGCGTGGTGGAAGGTAGGTCCCTCCGGGGCCGCGGCTGGGGCCGGtgccgccccgccccgcccgggcaTTGCAGGGGCTGGCCCGGTCCACCGAGAGTGAACCGGGGCCGGGAACGGCCTCCGGGATCCGCGCCTGGGTCCCCGGCTATGTGGGAGGTGGGAGCCGGACCCCTGCACAGCACCCCGTCTCTGCCAGGGAGTCGGGACCAGCACCCCCGTGATGCTCCCAAGGATCCCCAGAGCACCACTGagccccacagccaccccagcaGAGCCGACTCCCCCAGAGGGGCACGGGGACCTGCTGCTCGGTCTCCAGTTCTCTGCAAGGGGTTCTTATCTGCCCTGGGCTCGTGCAGCTTCCTGGTGTGCCCCCCTGCCCACAGGGCAACAGTGCTGGGACTGCGCCCAGAACTGGTCCTTCATGGCAGTTCTGTGGGACTCAaccctgtcctgctccctgccGACATCCCCAACTCCTGTTTCTGCCACACAGCAACTCTGGAGCTGGGCAAAAGCATCACCCTTTCTCCTGGCAGCACAGTACCCTGCTGAGCCCACTGCCCACTGCCTCATCTGGAAGGAAACAGAAGCACCATGcaattaaacacaaaataagtAGGAAGTGCAGGGGTGGGGAAGTTGGCATGAGTCAGACAAGAATCACTGATATAGGAAAGCTGGCCTGGTAAAGGGGACACGGGAAAGCGACGCTGGTGGCAGAGGACATGAGGACACTCGTGTTGGGGCGTGTGCAGGACTGAGTGTCAAACTTGACTGGCCCCATCAGTTCACAGCAACGTGTGAGTGAGGCACTTGCAGGCAGGTGCCATATAGGGACTCCTGGGACCTGACTGTGAAATAGAAATAGCAAATTATTTATCATGGAAATAACTTTTTTGGGTGAAATGTTTGCTGGGATCCTCAAGTGGCCACAGATTTGGCCCCTGCACAGATGGCTAGTAAACTGAGTgtatattatttcaaaatagatGGAGTAACCATGTAGATGTTCAGCAGGCAGATCATCTGTCTGCAGGGAAGATAAGTGCAGTGAGTCCTGTGGTGCAACCCGCCATTGCCCAAGGCTTGTGTTGGGGGCTGCGAGGTGGGCTCCTGCCAAGGGGAGCTGGGCATCTGGGCCCCCTCCCAGGCAGATGAGCTCCGGGACACTCAGGTACTTTGGGGAAACACAGGTGCTTTTCTGGGCGACGTTGGCCTTATGCCAGACGCTGAGAGCTTGTCCTTTTTCTGAGCCGAACAGAGTCACTGCGCTCTGTCCTTGTGCACTGCCCAGTTTGGTGAATGCCATCTGCTCCCTTTGGCCTTGGCTGCTGTGAGGTGCAGTGAGTGACTCAGAAGTTGCTCAGGATGCAGAGCCCATCTGAAACCAGGAAGCTGTCTTGATGGCTAATTGCCATCACTGTCCAAGACATAATGGATTTTCCATGAGACTTCACATTGCGGCTGCCAGATCTTGCAGAGACTTGAAGTGACTGGAGATTCTCTTGCTAAATCTCAGGTCTGCGCTGGAACACTTAGAGGTTCCCCTCAACCTCTGCTTTGAGAAGCTGTCAAATCTGCATCTCTCCAAATGCATTGACCTGCCTGTTCTCCCGCTGTCCCCAAGTGAAGGGGTTTGCATTCCACTGGATGTTCTTTCTCACTGCCTTTGTAGACAGCTCTGCACCTCCCAGTGCAGAGTAGTCCCATCAGGGGAATGGGTGCTGCATGTCTGTCAGTGTCCTCCTCATTATACCCAGTCACAGGCTGGTTCCTGCCCTCCAGGCTACAGAACACtgtcagctgctgtgctgctacAGCCTCAAGCTTGTGTCAGACACTGGTGCCCAACAACCACCCAAAGTCTGCAAGCAGCAGAAGGGGAAATGTTGAGAAACACTTGGGAATTTGCTGGCTCTGGGTCTGTATTTCCTGCATTCAGTTTTGTTCCTGTGAGCCTTCCAGAAGGGCAGTGTCCTTGAGGCCAGCCTTGGTGCTCACTGATGGGTGTCTTTGCtagcagagagctgggaaggtTGCTCCCTGGTATGCTTTCCCTCTCTGGGTTTTCCCTTTGCAAGCTTTGGGGGCTGTGTTTTCCAGTGGGGGACAGACTAGGTGTCTGTGAAGCATTCTGTGGAgtcacagccccagcacccGTGGGCATTCCCATGGGTGGTTGTGTGTTCCTGATCTGAACAGCCTGCCATGGGACAGGGGTGCTGCCTCACAGTCCTGCCCTTCTCGATGCAGGGATGTGTTTGCGGGGTAAGGGAGAGCTGCGTCAGTGCAATTTTTGGGCAGTTTGAGTTGTGCAGCAATTAGATTCACAAAAACCGGCTTTTATAGTCCATATGGGAGTGGTGATGCTCTACCTGACACTATACACAGAGAGATGCAGAGACACAGACCTGGTCTCTGTAAAGAAGACAATTCCCAGGCAGAAAACTATGGGATGGATGCTCGCTGGCTCTGTGCTTCAGTGCACCCCAAAATCATTCTAAAGGGCCTTCTAACGTGGCTAGTTCCCAATGCCTCCTTTAGGCTTGGCTTTTACTGTGCACATTTCCCCTCCCAGGTTAAGTCCTACCTTGTGAAAttcttcccagctgctcctttcTGGGAAGGATGGAAGCTCAGACATTAATCCCCTTACTCCAACACCAGTGCCCAGCAAGGCAATAGAAGAATAGCAGATACTTGAATTACCCAGAAGTGAACAACTGGCAGATCTTTGGCTTCAAGAGCCACTCAGAGATAGCACAAAGGGACTGTTTTAAGGCACTTACCAACAActgcattttgcctttttcccccaCCTTTTACAGGTTTCTATGGGAGACCATGGTCTATGGAACAGAGGAAACTTCTCTTTCAATGGCAAGTaccctgaattttcttttctgaagggAGCCCGTGGCAGAGTGCTGAGATGGAGGCAGGAGCGGTGAGGGTGGATGGACAGACGTGGGGCTGCCTTGTGCCAGCAGATGGTGCTGGGACTCCGCACAGCCCAGTGCAGCCTGGTGTGCCCCGGTGGCTGCACTGGACGTGGGACAATGCACCACTGccaccctccctgcagccagcctgccctgcccagggccaTTGTCCCTGCCACCCTGTGCTATATCCTGAGATTGCCATCCCTGCCTGGTGTGAGTGGCCTTTCTGTGTCCCTGTGAGTCCCCATGCATATCTGTGTGTCACCCTGTGTCCCTGTGATGGAAGGACATTGGCAGGATCTGTCACTGGCTGAGAATCACCTCGGGATGGAGTTGATTTGtccagctcctctctgagcAGCTGGTGCCAATGCACAGACCATCAGTGGAATGAGCATAAATCCTAGGGCTCAGCACTGGGAGTGCTGGATGAGATTTATGTCTCCATGTGGCTGTGGCAGGGCTCCCTGTaccagggcagagctgcagctccacaggctgcagggccagtgagagcagagcctggcagatCTGGCAGCTTTGGGACGCggtgcagccctgggaaggagtGGGTGCTGTGTGCTAAGCAGCTCATGGTGCCATGGCTGGCACCTGCCCAGGTGCAAAGAGCCCATGTGGAGCCTGGGTGACCCCTTGTTCTTGCTGTGCAGGCTGAAACGCCGGGGGCTGAACTGCTACATGTACGCGCCCAAGGATGAGCTGAAGCACCGGCTGCTCTGGCGAGAGCCCTACACAGAGCATGAGGCAGgtagcagctctgctgggcccCGGGGGGGGCTGTAGGCATCCCGGGACCCTGAGGGTGAACCACGGTCTGTGTCCCAGTCAGGACCAGGCTGGCTGCCACTTTCACCCTGCCACAaccctgcccattgcagggaGGCCCCTGGACCTTAACTGGTGCAAGGAGACCTCTAGACTGTGCCTGTCGTGTGGAAGTGCCTAGGAGCCTCCCTAGCATGGGGAGCTCCCCATGTGGGTCTCTGGAAATATACTTGAATATACTGAGGCCTGTAACCCTTGTTGAAAGTCCTCTGTTCCCCAAGGAACTGGAAAtggtctcccctgagcctctcccctcccttcctttcagactgctgctgttccctctccctccatTCGTTGTTCCACTCCATCCCATggtcccctccctcctttgccTCCCAGCACTCACAGactccctctgctctgtccccagtCTGCATGCGGTCTCTCATCGAAGCTGCCCAAAAGCAGGGTGTGGAGTTTGTTTTTGCCATTTCTGCTGGCCAGGACATGGTGTTTTCCAGTGCCGGGGATcggctcctgctgcagcaaaaacTCAGGCAGGTACCGTGGGCCATTCCttcctcccactgctcccaggcGAGGGGCACGCGTGCTTATATGggccctgtgcccaccccaagggctgctctggggctgtAAACCTCTCCTGTGGGTCTTGTGCCCACCCCAAGGGGTGGTGTGGGGCTGTAAACCACTCCTGCTGCTACACatcagggagcagctctgtggggtgCCCAATGGCCTACGTGCTGTCCCTGTCATGGTGACAGAGAGCTGAGGGTTCCATGGATGTCTGACTGGGGGCAGGACAAGGACCAGCCAAGCCCCAGCACTTGCTAGGCAGCACTGGGGTCGGTGCAGGTTGCAACTGAGCCCCAGGTCCCCAGGGAGGGTAAAGAGCTGCTGGCATGGTGGGTTTGCTCCGTGGGCAGCTGCTTCTCccatggcacagcccagcaaCTGCCCTGCACTGTGCCATGCCTGTCTGCCTCTCCCTGGCTCCTCTGGGCTCGCCgcctcctctctcccagggaTCCCAGCAGCCCATGTCTGTGCCCACAGGTGGCTGCCATGGGGTGCTGCTCCTTCGCACTGCTCTTTGATGACATCGACCCCTGCATGTGCCAAGCTGACAGAGACGTcttcccctccctggcacaggctcATGCCTCTGTGGCCAATGAGGTGTACCAGGAGCTGGGCCAACCCCCTGTCTTCCTCTTCTGCCCTACAGGTactgcctgcagccctgtggCCCCAGGCTCCTACCCCGGGGAGCTCCCTCAGACTGGGGGGCCCTTGGGCTGGCTGCAGCCAGTCCATGTCTCTGCTGAGAGCTGAGTGCCCTGGCAGCCCGCACAGCTCTCCCTGGCCTCCTCATTCTCCCAGGGGAGCTCTGGTGATCTCAGGACTAGGATAGGACCAGGCTGCAGAGGGCCTGCAGCCATGCTTGCTATGTTCCCTGcaccctgctcctcctcagcctCTGTCCATGATCCTGGCAGCCTCTCCTCTCCCGGTCCCCCGTCCCTCAGGGGATGCCCTGTGCTCTCTCCCCAGAATACTGCAGCTcactctgctctcccagccccagccagtcCTGCTACCTGCAGACCATcggccaggagctgctccctgggatcAGTGTCATCTGGACAGGTGAGTGCTGGGACCAGCTCTGTGGGCATATGGCCCCCGTGCAGTGTCTGCAAACCCCATGGCCACGGGCTCTGTCCTGGGAGAGCCACCAGCAAGCAGCCCCACTGTGGTGCCTCAGATCGGGGtgtgcagccccagccaggcagaAGCTCAGGACGGGGGTCTCCTGTCCTGGCTTGGGAGTGTAGGTGGGATGACTCAACCCTCACATCTGTGCTTGGCACCCAGATATgtctgtgtccctgctgtgtgtcTGGGATGGACCACAGTGCCTGTGTGCTCCATGTGTGTCCGTGCCCTGATGCTCCAGGCCCAAAGGTGGTGTCACAGGAGCTCTCggctgctctgctggaggaggtggagggtGTCCTACAGCGCCGCCCCGTCATCTGGGACAACCTCTATGCCAATGACTATGACTGCAGACGTGTCTTCCTGGGCCCCTACATGGGACGTGCTCCTGGTCTCGTGGCCAGTCTCCACGGACTGCTTCTCAACCCCAACTGTGAGCTCCAGGCCAACTTCATCCCCATACACACACTGGGCACCTGGTTTCAGAGCGAGCTGAGAAGTTGTGCCAACCCTGATCGTGCAGGTATGTGGCCCCAGTGCCCTGGCAGTTCTGTGCCTGGCAATTGCTGCTGGTTTTTGCCAGGCCCTTTCCTGCATGGCAGCCTGGGTGAGGTGTCTCACCTGGCTGGGCATTGCCTGATGACCCTGGGCATGGGGTTCATCCTGGGGGCCCACAGCGTGGCTTGGGATAGCTCCATCAAACAAGGAGTGGGGCTGCCCAGGCTGATGAGCTGCGGTTCCCCAGGAATGGAGATGGCGGCAGCCCTGGGGGACAGCCGAGGCCCACAGGAGGGCAGCTACAGCCCGCAGGAAGCCTTGGAGCTGGCGCTGCGTGACTGGGTTGCTGAGATAAACCAGCAGGCCTTGGAGCCAGGTAGATGATGGACTCGCAGTCCCTCACACCCCCGGAGCACTGGGCTGGCTCTGCCGGGAACTCAGAGCATGGGGATGAGGGAACCCTGTCCGTTTGGATGGGTCTCTCAGGCTGGAGTGGCAGCAGGGCCTGTGCATGCTGTGGCAGGCAGGGGTGGGTGTCCATCCCACTGTGCTGCCCTGTGGGTGCTCCTGCCCTGGCCACATCCCACAGGGGGTGTCCTTGGCTGGCAGCGTGGGAGCCTGGGCCAGGACACAGTTCTGAAAGAGGGGTTTCAGCCAGGAGCACGTTTGGTGTTCTGCAGTGTTTGCCTGTGCAATGCCTGAGCCTCGCCAGCCCCAGAGGCCTAAACTCAAGCCCAGGGCCTGGCAACATCCTGgtccctgccagctcagggatggagctccccagcacagccatccCCAGGCTGTCTTACCCCATGGGCAGCAGTTTCCATGCAGGTGCCAGAGGGGCTTCCCCCTTGCTCCTTTCTGCCAGGAGGATGgaccccaggacaccccagtgTCGGCCTCAAGGGAAGATCAAGGTTGCagtctggcacagcaggaggacAGGAGGTTGTGCCCGACCCCGAGCAGCACGACTCCATTCCCAGTGGGGTAGACCAGCACGACCCTGAGTCCTGTGGTGTGGCACCAggggagggatgcaggaaggTGACCTCGGAGCCTGAGAAGGGCAGTGGAAGCAGGACACCCAATGGCAGTCAGCAGAGCCCCACAGGGGATGGGGACCAGCTTGCCACggggagcagggaatgctgtGAGCCCTCCTCTTCTCTGCCCAGTGTGGCTGAGAGTGCCCAGTCTGCAGGAATCCAAATGGCTACCAAGACCCTTCTCAGCCCAGGCCACACCATGAGTTCCAGCAGTGAGGCCAACACCAGTCAGAACCTTCCTTTGCCCACCAGTGATGCCAGGACAGGGAGTGGCAGCCCCGCCCagtcccccagcagcacccagcctgAGGCCATCAGGGCTGACATGGCCCAGACGCCCCCAGGGACTGGGGCTGGCACCAGCCctggccccccagccctgctgactgAAGGGACTGGCGCCAGCCCTGGCACTCCAGCCCTGCTGACTGATGAGATCACTGCTAGCTCTGGCCCCTTGGCACCAGTGACGCCAGAGGAGGTTAGaaccagccccacagcagcagtaACCCCAGAGACTGGGTCTGGCCCCATGGTACCACTGACCCCCAAGGAGGCCAGGACCAGCCCCACATCACAGATGACCTCAGAGGAGGCCAGGACCAGCCCCGTGGCACTGGTGACCCCAGAGGAGGCTGGGTCTATCCCTACGGTACTGATGATCCCAGAGGAGTCCAGGTCCaaccctgcagcactgctgaccCCACAGGAGGCCAGGTCCAGCCCTACAGCACCGCTGACTCTGGAGGAGGTGCGGATGCTGGTGGAGCTCTTCTACCTGCCCTACCATCAtggggcactggcacaggagctcctggagcacttTCGGTGGCTCCGGGCAAACAGCCTCAGCGTGGGAGTCCCGGCCACGGCGCCCGATGCCTGCGGGGTAAGGCTGGTCCGGGCGCAGCTGCAGGAAGGTGCCTGTCACAACTGGCTGACGCCCGGTCCGTCCCCAGGGCGCGCGGTGGCGGGGCCGAGCCCAgtccttccagctgctctgcgCCGAGACGTGTCGCCTGCACAGCCGCTTCGCCAGCGCCGCCAGCCGGGCACTGCTCTACGACCTGCACCCCTACCTCTGGGACATCCGCAACATGCTGCTGGCCGCCAGTGCCT containing:
- the LOC116786357 gene encoding protein O-GlcNAcase-like isoform X1 → MAGRPRFLCGVVEGFYGRPWSMEQRKLLFQWLKRRGLNCYMYAPKDELKHRLLWREPYTEHEAVCMRSLIEAAQKQGVEFVFAISAGQDMVFSSAGDRLLLQQKLRQVAAMGCCSFALLFDDIDPCMCQADRDVFPSLAQAHASVANEVYQELGQPPVFLFCPTEYCSSLCSPSPSQSCYLQTIGQELLPGISVIWTGPKVVSQELSAALLEEVEGVLQRRPVIWDNLYANDYDCRRVFLGPYMGRAPGLVASLHGLLLNPNCELQANFIPIHTLGTWFQSELRSCANPDRAGMEMAAALGDSRGPQEGSYSPQEALELALRDWVAEINQQALEPGGWTPGHPSVGLKGRSRLQSGTAGGQEVVPDPEQHDSIPSGVDQHDPESCGVAPGEGCRKVTSEPEKGSGSRTPNGSQQSPTGDGDQLATGSRECCEPSSSLPSVAESAQSAGIQMATKTLLSPGHTMSSSSEANTSQNLPLPTSDARTGSGSPAQSPSSTQPEAIRADMAQTPPGTGAGTSPGPPALLTEGTGASPGTPALLTDEITASSGPLAPVTPEEVRTSPTAAVTPETGSGPMVPLTPKEARTSPTSQMTSEEARTSPVALVTPEEAGSIPTVLMIPEESRSNPAALLTPQEARSSPTAPLTLEEVRMLVELFYLPYHHGALAQELLEHFRWLRANSLSVGVPATAPDACGGARWRGRAQSFQLLCAETCRLHSRFASAASRALLYDLHPYLWDIRNMLLAASAFVLWLDGHLLCDPGPKDTWGNCFGWCRSITAPILLGRDAEPWARRGGLFGELQALLPVGNSCDLFYHPPPLFPSSQTYLLRPLLPLDKGELYRMCRESLDCDPKVAEILMAHPDLLGDRLLGPFLSLSPEYTFVLEDEGGPCGYAAGALHAEGFLQQQDSSWLPAIRHKYPPDLGTGGPALGQDALEEAVLFFHAEPRAVPPPVLRRFPSLVQLGTAPRVLDVGASRSLALCLLSALRANGSRGVFCQVRDADRQQLSFYSKLGFVALPVAWGSSPGAQLLGRLL
- the LOC116786357 gene encoding protein O-GlcNAcase-like isoform X3; amino-acid sequence: MAGRPRFLCGVVEGFYGRPWSMEQRKLLFQWLKRRGLNCYMYAPKDELKHRLLWREPYTEHEAVCMRSLIEAAQKQGVEFVFAISAGQDMVFSSAGDRLLLQQKLRQVAAMGCCSFALLFDDIDPCMCQADRDVFPSLAQAHASVANEVYQELGQPPVFLFCPTEYCSSLCSPSPSQSCYLQTIGQELLPGISVIWTGPKVVSQELSAALLEEVEGVLQRRPVIWDNLYANDYDCRRVFLGPYMGRAPGLVASLHGLLLNPNCELQANFIPIHTLGTWFQSELRSCANPDRAGMEMAAALGDSRGPQEGSYSPQEALELALRDWVAEINQQALEPGGWTPGHPSVGLKGRSRLQSGTAGGQEVVPDPEQHDSIPSGVDQHDPESCGVAPGEGCRKVTSEPEKGSGSRTPNGSQQSPTGDGDQLATGSRECCEPSSSLPSVAESAQSAGIQMATKTLLSPGHTMSSSSEANTSQNLPLPTSDARTGSGSPAQSPSSTQPEAIRADMAQTPPGTGAGTSPGPPALLTDEITASSGPLAPVTPEEVRTSPTAAVTPETGSGPMVPLTPKEARTSPTSQMTSEEARTSPVALVTPEEAGSIPTVLMIPEESRSNPAALLTPQEARSSPTAPLTLEEVRMLVELFYLPYHHGALAQELLEHFRWLRANSLSVGVPATAPDACGGARWRGRAQSFQLLCAETCRLHSRFASAASRALLYDLHPYLWDIRNMLLAASAFVLWLDGHLLCDPGPKDTWGNCFGWCRSITAPILLGRDAEPWARRGGLFGELQALLPVGNSCDLFYHPPPLFPSSQTYLLRPLLPLDKGELYRMCRESLDCDPKVAEILMAHPDLLGDRLLGPFLSLSPEYTFVLEDEGGPCGYAAGALHAEGFLQQQDSSWLPAIRHKYPPDLGTGGPALGQDALEEAVLFFHAEPRAVPPPVLRRFPSLVQLGTAPRVLDVGASRSLALCLLSALRANGSRGVFCQVRDADRQQLSFYSKLGFVALPVAWGSSPGAQLLGRLL
- the LOC116786357 gene encoding protein O-GlcNAcase-like isoform X2, with the translated sequence MAGRPRFLCGVVEGFYGRPWSMEQRKLLFQWLKRRGLNCYMYAPKDELKHRLLWREPYTEHEAVCMRSLIEAAQKQGVEFVFAISAGQDMVFSSAGDRLLLQQKLRQVAAMGCCSFALLFDDIDPCMCQADRDVFPSLAQAHASVANEVYQELGQPPVFLFCPTEYCSSLCSPSPSQSCYLQTIGQELLPGISVIWTGPKVVSQELSAALLEEVEGVLQRRPVIWDNLYANDYDCRRVFLGPYMGRAPGLVASLHGLLLNPNCELQANFIPIHTLGTWFQSELRSCANPDRAGMEMAAALGDSRGPQEGSYSPQEALELALRDWVAEINQQALEPGWTPGHPSVGLKGRSRLQSGTAGGQEVVPDPEQHDSIPSGVDQHDPESCGVAPGEGCRKVTSEPEKGSGSRTPNGSQQSPTGDGDQLATGSRECCEPSSSLPSVAESAQSAGIQMATKTLLSPGHTMSSSSEANTSQNLPLPTSDARTGSGSPAQSPSSTQPEAIRADMAQTPPGTGAGTSPGPPALLTEGTGASPGTPALLTDEITASSGPLAPVTPEEVRTSPTAAVTPETGSGPMVPLTPKEARTSPTSQMTSEEARTSPVALVTPEEAGSIPTVLMIPEESRSNPAALLTPQEARSSPTAPLTLEEVRMLVELFYLPYHHGALAQELLEHFRWLRANSLSVGVPATAPDACGGARWRGRAQSFQLLCAETCRLHSRFASAASRALLYDLHPYLWDIRNMLLAASAFVLWLDGHLLCDPGPKDTWGNCFGWCRSITAPILLGRDAEPWARRGGLFGELQALLPVGNSCDLFYHPPPLFPSSQTYLLRPLLPLDKGELYRMCRESLDCDPKVAEILMAHPDLLGDRLLGPFLSLSPEYTFVLEDEGGPCGYAAGALHAEGFLQQQDSSWLPAIRHKYPPDLGTGGPALGQDALEEAVLFFHAEPRAVPPPVLRRFPSLVQLGTAPRVLDVGASRSLALCLLSALRANGSRGVFCQVRDADRQQLSFYSKLGFVALPVAWGSSPGAQLLGRLL
- the LOC116786357 gene encoding protein O-GlcNAcase-like isoform X4, whose translation is MRSLIEAAQKQGVEFVFAISAGQDMVFSSAGDRLLLQQKLRQVAAMGCCSFALLFDDIDPCMCQADRDVFPSLAQAHASVANEVYQELGQPPVFLFCPTEYCSSLCSPSPSQSCYLQTIGQELLPGISVIWTGPKVVSQELSAALLEEVEGVLQRRPVIWDNLYANDYDCRRVFLGPYMGRAPGLVASLHGLLLNPNCELQANFIPIHTLGTWFQSELRSCANPDRAGMEMAAALGDSRGPQEGSYSPQEALELALRDWVAEINQQALEPGGWTPGHPSVGLKGRSRLQSGTAGGQEVVPDPEQHDSIPSGVDQHDPESCGVAPGEGCRKVTSEPEKGSGSRTPNGSQQSPTGDGDQLATGSRECCEPSSSLPSVAESAQSAGIQMATKTLLSPGHTMSSSSEANTSQNLPLPTSDARTGSGSPAQSPSSTQPEAIRADMAQTPPGTGAGTSPGPPALLTEGTGASPGTPALLTDEITASSGPLAPVTPEEVRTSPTAAVTPETGSGPMVPLTPKEARTSPTSQMTSEEARTSPVALVTPEEAGSIPTVLMIPEESRSNPAALLTPQEARSSPTAPLTLEEVRMLVELFYLPYHHGALAQELLEHFRWLRANSLSVGVPATAPDACGGARWRGRAQSFQLLCAETCRLHSRFASAASRALLYDLHPYLWDIRNMLLAASAFVLWLDGHLLCDPGPKDTWGNCFGWCRSITAPILLGRDAEPWARRGGLFGELQALLPVGNSCDLFYHPPPLFPSSQTYLLRPLLPLDKGELYRMCRESLDCDPKVAEILMAHPDLLGDRLLGPFLSLSPEYTFVLEDEGGPCGYAAGALHAEGFLQQQDSSWLPAIRHKYPPDLGTGGPALGQDALEEAVLFFHAEPRAVPPPVLRRFPSLVQLGTAPRVLDVGASRSLALCLLSALRANGSRGVFCQVRDADRQQLSFYSKLGFVALPVAWGSSPGAQLLGRLL